AGCTGCGGTATTTCTTGAGTGTTCTCACGAGGCGTTTGATGAAGTGACCACTGCGGGTCTCCATCAGGTGGGTCACGGCTAGTGCTGCCATCACAATATTGAGATGTGCTGTGATCGAGTTTTGTTTCCTCGCATAGATTGGGCGTGCTTTCAGGTCTGATTTCGACATCCGATACGACATTTTCAATGTGGAATAGCCTGCGGTAATGCCCGATAACCTCCTGGGCGGGAAGAGCGGTCAGGTCGGTTTCATAGCCTTTAATTCCGGCTAGGGCTCGGTGTTTGGCAGCGAGAGCGTAGTTGACCTTCTTGTTCGGGGTGGAAAGATCGAAATAGCGGTTGCGCTTAATGGCGATTGCGCCGTCAACAGCGCGTTTGGCTTTTGCGACTTGCTCTTTGATTCCGCGCAGGCCGCGTCTGGCCCGATCATAGGAGTACTGGAAGTGGGTCACCGTATTCGGGGTTGTGTGTTTGCGCGCATCGCTTGCCGAGGCTTGTGTCCAGATCTGGCCGTGGGCGTAGGCTTCACCAGGGATTTCCCGCCGCCAGGTTTCAATCACCTCAGGCACGGTGGGGTTTCACCGACAAAATGTAGTGCAGACCTGCATCTATCAATGCTTGCTTGTTCGGAGGGTGTCAAGTTGTTTGTGTGTGGGGCTAGGTTTATAGGTATTTGTCGAAGCTGTCGGGGTAGGCCACGGCCATTTGGTTAATGGCTTGTTTCCAGCCGGAAACTCGGGCTCCTTCCATGAGTCTGCCGGCTGTCGCTGAGACTCGTTTGCCTTGCTTTGCCCTCTTTGCGGCTCGTTTGTCTTCGATGTTGCAGATCATCAACCACAGCGTCTTTATCGCTGATTCATCGTTGGTGAACTGCACCCTGTTGCGGGTAGCTTTACGCAGCTGGTTGTTGAACGACTCAATGGAGTTCGTCGTATAGATGACCTTCCTGGCTGCTGGTGGGAACTGCAAAAATGGCACGAATCTATCCCATGCGTCCTGCCAGACCTTGACCGACTGAGGATACTTCACACCCAGCTCGGAGGCCTCGAATTCGTCTAAGGCCGCCTTAGCTGTGGGCTCGTCTGCGGCGGTGTAGACCTTTTTCAACGCGGCTGATACAGCGCGGCGATCCCCATAGGCCACCCATCGATTCGCAGCACGAATTAAGTGCACGATACAGGTTTGCACCATAGAGTTCGGCCAAGTTGCCTCCACTGCCTCTGGTAGGCCTTTCAGCCCGTCACAGCAGACGATAAAGACGTCTTTGACCCCACGATTGGCCAGGTTGGCGCATACCTGCGCCCAGAAGGAAGCACCTTCTTCTTTGGCAATCCACAATCCCAAAATATGCTTGATCCCGTCGAGGTCCACCCCGATTGCCATGTACGCAGACTTGTTAACTACCCGGCCGCCGTCGCGGACTTTAATGCGCAACGCATCCAGGAATATCACGGGGTAGAACTCGTCTAACTGGCGGTTTTGCCAGATCATGACCTCGTCGAGGACGGCGTCGGTGACTGCGGAGATCGTCTCATGGGAGATATCAACCCGCATCGCAGTTGCCATATGGTGCTGGATATCCCGAATGGTCATTCCGCCGGCATATAAGCTGACAATCATATCGTCAACATCTGTCAGCCGCCTGGAGCCTTTGGGCATCATAGTAGGAACAAACGTGCCGTTTCTGTCTCGTGGAACATCAATGTTTACTGGCCCGTAGTTAGAATCCACGGTTTTCGGGTAGGTGCCGTTGCGGTGATTGTCTGTTCCAGCAGTAGCTTTAGCTGCTCTATCGCCGGGCTCATAGCCTAGGTGGGCATCCATTTCAGCATTCAAACCCCGGGTAATTGAGGCTTGCAACATGCCCCGAACTAGGTCATTGGCATCCGTTGTCGACGTGCCTAGCTCATCAATCAGTTTCGCGATTTCTGGGTTAGCAAGCAGCTTCTTTTCAATCGCATCAATCTTGGCCTTATCAGCCGGATCTCGTCTCGCCATAGTAGTCATTCTGGTTCATCTCCTTATGCGGGTTAGGTTCCCACACACAAACCATTAGACACTCTCAGGTTTCCTTACCGGCATCAACTGAACCGCCCATGAAGTTGTGAAAAGCCGCTGCCGCAGGGACTCGACCACGTTAGCGCGACAGAAATTTGAAGTGCCCCGGGTTTTGTTCCTAGGACATTTCAGTGAGCTTTGTTCATCGGAGCCCACGGGGACACTGGAGACTACAAGTACACGTTAGACGCCGCCAGTAGTGCCGCCAAACACTTACGGCACTACTGGCGGAACTTCCTGCCGCTTCCCCACTAGCGCGCGGCGCCGGCACACTCTCAAAGTTCGTGCGCAAGGCGCAGCGAAATCTATCTCAACAGCGCCCCGCAGATAACCCGGACGAACTTCTAGACCTGGCCACCAGTCTCAAAGAAAAGCTGGAAGGGCAAATTCTAGTGGCCAGCCGGGCGCACACGGGCAACGGAGACGCTCTGGTCAGCGCGGCCCTCGTGTTCGATATCTACTCCAGCGATTTGCTTTGCCGTGGGGCAGACCACCGGGGTAATGAGGTTGATGCCGCGTTCGCGCAGCTTCTCAGACTCCACCGCGATGATGGGGGTGCCGGCGCGGACGACATCGCCCTTGTCCACGAGCTTAGTAAAGCCCTCGCCCTTCAATTCCACGGTATCGATGCCGATGTGAATGAGCAGGTCAAGACCTTCTTCAGTCCGCATGCCAAAGGCATGGCCGGTCTTGAAGACCATCGTGATGGTGCCATCTACTGGGGCACAGACATCGAAGGCATCGATCTCGGTAGGAATGACGGCGAAGCCTTCGCCCACCATGCCCTGAGCAAAGGACTCATCGGGGACCTCGGAGAGAGGCACGACGGTTCCCTCGAACGGGGCGCGGAGCTCCACATCGGTCCCGATTTTCTCTGCGGGGAGAGAATCTTCGCTAGGCTTCGCCGGCGCCGTAGCTACCGCTGCAGAGCCGGTGCGCAGCTGTTGGTTGACCTCGTCAAACATGAACTGCACGGAGGGGCCCACGATGACCTGCACGTTCTTTTCGGAGGGGTGGATGACGCCGGAAATCCCGGCGCGCTTGATAGTGGGGTCATCGACAAGCGCGCGATCCTTCACACCCACGCGCAGGCGGGTGGTGCAGTAGTCCAAGGAATCGATATTGTCCTTGCCGCCGAGACCCTCGATGATGCGGGAGGCGGAAGCGGCGGTCTTATCATCGCCTGCGGCGGCATCGTCGTCTTCAGGGGCGTCCTCGTCATCGCCGCGGCCCGGGGTCTTCAGGTTAAACCAGCCGATGAGGTAGTAGAATATAACGAAATACAGGGCGAAGAAAATAACGCCCATAATTAGGAGCATGTACCACTTATTCGCTAGCGGGTTTTGCGAGGACAACAGCATGTCCACGAAACCTGCGGAGAAGCCGAAGCCCGCGGTCCATTCCATCGTGGCGGCGATAAAGACGGAGAGGCCGGTCAGCAGCGCGTGCACCACATAAAGCAGCGGGGCGACGAACATAAAGGAGAACTCCAGTGGCTCAGTCACGCCGGTGAAGAAGGAAGCTAGGGCGCCTGCGGCCATGAGGGAGCCGATGACCTTGCGGCGGCCCTTGTCCGCGCGCAGGTACATGGCCAGGGCGGCCCCTGGCAGGCCGAACATCATGATTGGGAAGAATCCGGCCTGGTAGCGCCCAACAACTCCGTCCACGGTGCATTGTCCGTTTTCCCAAATACCAGGGCACTCTGCGGCGGAGGTAGCCGCGGCGGCCGCGTCGATAGTGGATTGGCCGGATTGGAAGTTACCGATGTCGTTAATACCAATAACGTCGAAC
This is a stretch of genomic DNA from Corynebacterium accolens. It encodes these proteins:
- a CDS encoding IS256 family transposase, with the protein product MARRDPADKAKIDAIEKKLLANPEIAKLIDELGTSTTDANDLVRGMLQASITRGLNAEMDAHLGYEPGDRAAKATAGTDNHRNGTYPKTVDSNYGPVNIDVPRDRNGTFVPTMMPKGSRRLTDVDDMIVSLYAGGMTIRDIQHHMATAMRVDISHETISAVTDAVLDEVMIWQNRQLDEFYPVIFLDALRIKVRDGGRVVNKSAYMAIGVDLDGIKHILGLWIAKEEGASFWAQVCANLANRGVKDVFIVCCDGLKGLPEAVEATWPNSMVQTCIVHLIRAANRWVAYGDRRAVSAALKKVYTAADEPTAKAALDEFEASELGVKYPQSVKVWQDAWDRFVPFLQFPPAARKVIYTTNSIESFNNQLRKATRNRVQFTNDESAIKTLWLMICNIEDKRAAKRAKQGKRVSATAGRLMEGARVSGWKQAINQMAVAYPDSFDKYL
- the nagE gene encoding N-acetylglucosamine-specific PTS transporter subunit IIBC; its protein translation is MGPLQRLGKALMGAVAVLPVAAILGGVGYWIASVAGQDNVVAQLLVSSGGAVLDNLGWIFAVAIAFGLAKDSNGASALSGFLAYATFMKLLGPDAVAGYRGIEDPEALTGDEAVEWAAEGWNAVGDGNVLFGILAGIMAAMIYNRFHGTKLPDFLAFFSGRRLVPILTALFAIVVSAILYFVWPFIYHALFNFGTSIQGLGAAGAGIYGVANRLLIPTGLHHALNSVFWFDVIGINDIGNFQSGQSTIDAAAAATSAAECPGIWENGQCTVDGVVGRYQAGFFPIMMFGLPGAALAMYLRADKGRRKVIGSLMAAGALASFFTGVTEPLEFSFMFVAPLLYVVHALLTGLSVFIAATMEWTAGFGFSAGFVDMLLSSQNPLANKWYMLLIMGVIFFALYFVIFYYLIGWFNLKTPGRGDDEDAPEDDDAAAGDDKTAASASRIIEGLGGKDNIDSLDYCTTRLRVGVKDRALVDDPTIKRAGISGVIHPSEKNVQVIVGPSVQFMFDEVNQQLRTGSAAVATAPAKPSEDSLPAEKIGTDVELRAPFEGTVVPLSEVPDESFAQGMVGEGFAVIPTEIDAFDVCAPVDGTITMVFKTGHAFGMRTEEGLDLLIHIGIDTVELKGEGFTKLVDKGDVVRAGTPIIAVESEKLRERGINLITPVVCPTAKQIAGVDIEHEGRADQSVSVARVRPAGH